Proteins from one Streptomyces sp. NBC_00390 genomic window:
- the mug gene encoding G/U mismatch-specific DNA glycosylase → MTPEELEAARDRVVDDVVADGLTVLFCGINPGLMSGATGHHFARPGNRFWPVLYLSGFTPRQLAPAEQRELLDHGLGITNVVARTTARADELSDEELRTGGRLLTEKVARLRPQWLAVVGVTAYRTAFGERTARIGRQERTIADTRIWVLPNPSGLNAHWTAQAMAEEFGRLRTAAQSPTEGRSR, encoded by the coding sequence GTGACACCCGAGGAACTCGAGGCCGCCCGCGACCGCGTCGTCGACGACGTGGTCGCGGACGGCCTGACGGTGCTGTTCTGCGGGATCAATCCCGGCCTGATGTCGGGGGCGACCGGCCATCACTTCGCCCGGCCGGGCAACCGGTTCTGGCCGGTGCTGTACCTGTCGGGTTTCACGCCGCGTCAACTGGCGCCCGCAGAGCAGCGCGAGCTGCTGGACCACGGGCTCGGCATCACGAATGTCGTCGCCCGGACGACGGCGCGCGCCGACGAACTCAGCGACGAGGAGCTGCGCACGGGCGGGCGGCTGCTGACCGAGAAGGTGGCGCGGCTGCGGCCCCAGTGGCTGGCGGTCGTCGGCGTGACCGCGTACCGCACGGCGTTCGGTGAACGGACGGCGCGGATCGGACGCCAGGAACGCACGATCGCGGACACGAGGATCTGGGTGCTGCCCAATCCCAGCGGCCTCAACGCGCATTGGACGGCGCAGGCGATGGCGGAGGAGTTCGGCCGGCTGCGGACCGCGGCCCAGAGCCCTACGGAGGGTCGATCTCGGTGA
- a CDS encoding DUF7825 domain-containing protein yields the protein MGIDGGPASSGPEDRHEGARQLIHETRERWSVRREFPASLHWLTWAQDISRTDCFHWAAVDLRWPAVLPQDRETLAAWQLRSVLATAVDEMRGNASCLPPLAEAEGHAGPALHRLLACGLGARHGEDRLSAVDALLVLAARGQLDSALLGRELAELALQGTIKLNRLADAARAAAVTGAYATTWAVLAALLPPLLGAAPGPRGLAGILGVAAECTEQCGAAVACEAASAGLMDRLAALAGKRASSDLVRQASRLLVALGH from the coding sequence GTGGGCATCGACGGCGGCCCGGCCTCGTCCGGGCCCGAGGACCGGCACGAGGGGGCGCGGCAGCTGATCCACGAGACCCGGGAGCGGTGGTCGGTACGCCGTGAGTTCCCGGCTTCGCTGCACTGGCTGACGTGGGCCCAGGACATCTCCCGGACCGACTGCTTCCACTGGGCCGCGGTGGATCTCCGCTGGCCGGCCGTACTGCCGCAGGACCGGGAGACGCTGGCCGCGTGGCAGCTCCGCAGTGTGCTGGCGACCGCCGTCGACGAGATGCGGGGCAATGCGTCCTGCCTGCCGCCGCTCGCCGAGGCGGAGGGCCACGCGGGACCCGCACTGCACCGGCTCCTCGCCTGCGGTCTGGGCGCCCGGCACGGCGAGGACCGGCTGTCGGCAGTGGACGCGCTGCTGGTGCTCGCCGCCCGCGGCCAGCTCGACAGCGCGCTGCTGGGGCGGGAACTCGCCGAGCTCGCACTGCAGGGCACGATCAAGCTCAACCGGCTCGCCGATGCCGCCCGAGCTGCCGCCGTCACCGGTGCGTACGCGACGACGTGGGCGGTGCTGGCGGCCCTGCTCCCGCCGCTGCTGGGCGCCGCGCCCGGGCCGCGCGGACTGGCAGGGATATTGGGCGTGGCGGCGGAGTGTACGGAGCAGTGCGGTGCGGCTGTGGCATGCGAGGCCGCGAGTGCCGGCCTGATGGACAGGCTCGCCGCACTCGCCGGGAAGCGGGCTTCTTCCGACCTCGTGCGGCAGGCCTCCCGGCTCCTGGTTGCGTTGGGTCACTGA
- the purB gene encoding adenylosuccinate lyase — protein sequence MTAVSAKPRIPNVLAGRYASAELAVLWSPEQKVKLERRLWLAVLRAQKDLGIEVPDAALADYERVLDQVDLASIAEREKVTRHDVKARIEEFNALAGHEHVHKGMTSRDLTENVEQLQIRLSLELMRDRTVAVLVRLGKRAGEYAELVMAGRSHNVAAQATTLGKRFATAADELLVAYDRLEDLLGRYPLRGIKGPVGTAQDMLDLLGGDTAKLAELEQRIAGHLGFAHAFTSVGQVYPRSLDYDVVSALVQLAAAPSSVAKTIRLMAGHELVTEGFKPGQVGSSAMPHKMNTRSCERVNGLMVILRGYASMTGELAGDQWNEGDVSCSVVRRVALPDAFFAFDGLLETFLTVLDEFGAFPAVVARELDRYLPFLATTKVLMGAVRAGVGREVAHEAIKENAVASALAMREQGAERNELLDKLAADERIPLDRAQLDALMADKLSFTGAARDQVASVVARIEEIAKQHPEAAGYTPGSIL from the coding sequence GTGACTGCTGTGTCTGCGAAGCCTCGCATCCCCAATGTCCTGGCCGGCCGCTACGCCTCTGCGGAGCTCGCCGTCCTCTGGTCCCCCGAGCAGAAGGTCAAGCTGGAGCGCCGGCTCTGGCTCGCGGTGCTGCGTGCCCAGAAGGACCTCGGGATCGAGGTGCCGGATGCCGCCCTCGCCGACTACGAGCGGGTGCTCGACCAGGTCGACCTGGCGTCGATCGCCGAGCGCGAGAAGGTCACACGCCACGATGTGAAGGCGCGCATCGAGGAGTTCAACGCGCTCGCGGGCCATGAGCACGTGCACAAGGGCATGACCTCCCGCGATCTGACCGAGAACGTCGAGCAGCTGCAGATCCGGCTCTCGCTGGAGCTGATGCGCGACCGTACGGTCGCCGTGCTGGTCCGTCTCGGCAAGCGGGCGGGCGAGTACGCGGAGCTGGTCATGGCCGGCCGCTCGCACAATGTCGCCGCGCAGGCCACGACGCTGGGCAAGCGCTTCGCGACGGCCGCCGACGAACTGCTGGTCGCCTACGACCGTCTCGAGGACCTGCTCGGCCGCTACCCGCTGCGCGGCATCAAGGGCCCGGTCGGCACCGCCCAGGACATGCTCGACCTGCTCGGCGGAGACACGGCGAAGCTGGCGGAGCTGGAGCAGCGCATCGCCGGTCACCTGGGCTTCGCGCACGCCTTCACCTCGGTCGGCCAGGTCTACCCCCGGTCGCTGGACTACGACGTCGTCTCGGCGCTCGTGCAGCTCGCCGCGGCGCCGTCCTCGGTCGCCAAGACCATCCGGCTCATGGCAGGGCACGAACTTGTCACCGAGGGCTTCAAGCCCGGCCAGGTCGGTTCCTCCGCCATGCCGCACAAGATGAACACCCGCTCCTGCGAGCGTGTCAACGGCTTGATGGTCATCCTGCGCGGCTACGCCTCGATGACCGGCGAACTCGCGGGCGACCAGTGGAACGAGGGCGATGTGTCCTGCTCCGTGGTGCGCCGGGTGGCACTGCCGGACGCGTTCTTCGCCTTCGACGGTCTGCTGGAGACGTTCCTGACCGTGCTCGACGAGTTCGGCGCGTTCCCCGCCGTCGTCGCGCGCGAACTGGACCGCTACCTGCCGTTCCTCGCCACGACCAAGGTGCTGATGGGCGCGGTGCGCGCCGGAGTCGGACGCGAGGTCGCGCACGAGGCCATCAAGGAGAACGCGGTCGCGTCCGCGCTGGCGATGCGTGAGCAGGGCGCGGAGCGCAACGAACTGCTCGACAAGCTCGCCGCCGACGAGCGGATCCCGCTGGACCGGGCGCAGCTGGACGCGCTGATGGCCGACAAGCTGTCGTTCACGGGCGCGGCGCGCGATCAGGTCGCCTCGGTGGTCGCCCGGATCGAGGAGATCGCCAAGCAGCACCCGGAGGCAGCGGGCTACACCCCGGGCTCGATCCTCTGA
- a CDS encoding RNA polymerase sigma-70 factor, which yields MATDTLTDVFEEHRPVLTGVAYRMLGRVADAEDVVQEAWLRWSAQQRDEVREPRGYLVRITTRLAIDRLRHVQSRREAYVGPWLPEPIATDFGPAVPDTAERAVLAETVSFAVLVVMESLSPLERAVFVLREAFGFPYGEIATMLERSEAAVRQLAGRARKHVEERTHRHDVDPAACRDLTERFLAAASGGDLGELLKLLAPDVRLVGDSGGKARAPLRVLESVDKVGRFLFAVAHQPVPDAEIRVLELNGAPALLVLSGGKPDTVMQVEIQDGRITCVYIVRNPDKLGAVASL from the coding sequence ATGGCGACCGACACCCTGACCGACGTCTTCGAAGAGCACCGTCCCGTTCTCACCGGGGTGGCCTACCGGATGCTCGGCCGCGTCGCCGACGCCGAGGACGTGGTGCAGGAAGCCTGGCTCCGCTGGTCCGCGCAGCAGCGCGACGAGGTCCGGGAGCCACGCGGCTACCTTGTCCGGATCACCACCCGTCTCGCCATCGACCGGCTGCGGCACGTCCAGTCGCGGCGCGAGGCCTATGTCGGCCCCTGGCTGCCGGAGCCCATCGCCACGGACTTCGGTCCCGCTGTCCCCGACACGGCCGAACGCGCGGTGCTCGCCGAGACCGTCTCCTTCGCCGTTCTGGTCGTCATGGAGTCACTCTCACCGCTGGAGCGGGCGGTGTTCGTGCTCCGGGAGGCCTTCGGTTTCCCGTACGGGGAGATCGCCACCATGCTGGAGCGCTCCGAGGCGGCGGTGCGCCAGCTCGCCGGGCGGGCACGAAAGCATGTCGAGGAGCGAACGCATCGCCACGACGTCGACCCCGCCGCATGCCGGGATCTGACGGAGCGATTCCTCGCCGCCGCGTCGGGCGGCGACCTGGGCGAGCTGTTGAAGCTGCTCGCCCCCGACGTGCGCCTGGTCGGCGACAGCGGCGGCAAGGCCAGGGCCCCGCTGCGCGTCCTCGAGAGCGTGGACAAGGTCGGACGCTTCCTCTTCGCGGTGGCGCACCAGCCGGTTCCCGACGCCGAGATCCGCGTGCTCGAACTCAACGGCGCTCCCGCACTGCTCGTCCTGTCGGGCGGGAAGCCGGACACCGTCATGCAGGTGGAGATTCAGGACGGCCGCATCACGTGCGTTTACATCGTCCGCAACCCTGACAAGCTCGGCGCCGTCGCCTCGCTCTAG
- a CDS encoding GntR family transcriptional regulator: protein MGTTQLESVPEPKYWHLKTVIGEALDSDFTVGEILPNERDLAARFGVARATLRQALEQLELEGRLQRRRGVGTTVAPPRMGVDVSTSQHEWPGSDTDAWQAAECTVAVPPVAVARMLDTDADEATHTVRRVRMIHGQPVAAELLFVPAASVPALPAIDAPSGPALARVVLRELQRLGLEGQDRAVELGSARADDARELDRLPGAPVLVVTTRYFAEGRTAAVSVATYRADTCRLTFGDLGDLQISHHDQERRAS from the coding sequence GTGGGGACCACGCAGCTGGAATCGGTGCCGGAACCGAAGTACTGGCACCTCAAGACCGTGATCGGTGAAGCACTCGACTCGGACTTCACCGTCGGCGAGATCCTGCCCAACGAACGTGACCTCGCCGCGCGCTTCGGAGTTGCCCGCGCCACACTGCGCCAGGCACTCGAGCAGCTCGAGCTGGAAGGCCGGCTCCAGCGCCGCCGCGGTGTCGGCACGACCGTCGCACCGCCGCGCATGGGCGTGGACGTGTCCACCTCCCAGCACGAGTGGCCCGGCTCCGACACCGACGCCTGGCAGGCCGCCGAGTGCACCGTCGCGGTCCCGCCCGTCGCCGTGGCACGGATGCTCGACACCGACGCCGACGAGGCCACCCACACCGTGCGCCGGGTGCGTATGATCCACGGCCAGCCCGTCGCCGCCGAGCTGCTCTTCGTCCCCGCTGCCTCGGTGCCCGCGCTGCCCGCCATCGACGCACCGTCAGGCCCCGCGCTCGCCCGCGTCGTTCTGCGCGAGCTCCAGCGGCTCGGCCTCGAGGGCCAGGACCGCGCTGTGGAACTGGGCTCGGCGCGCGCCGACGACGCCAGGGAACTGGACCGGCTGCCCGGCGCGCCCGTACTGGTCGTCACCACCCGCTACTTCGCCGAGGGCCGCACGGCGGCCGTCTCGGTGGCCACCTACCGGGCCGACACCTGCCGGCTCACCTTCGGTGACCTCGGGGACCTGCAGATCAGCCACCACGACCAGGAACGCCGCGCCTCCTGA
- a CDS encoding GNAT family N-acetyltransferase — protein MTDVTSGKSARRSHHWRRDLVELAAMFTAVAVADAIANLVGHGPDGPFLLVASAVTLVATAAFHTWWARRHSHAPPPGTPAAGEPGKAETTGSAHASAGTGPRETVLWRMRTTVRDTPGSLAALCTALAGQGVDILTLQTHPLADGTVDEFLLRAPAGLQAPDLTHGIAEAGGRDTWIERADAHDLVDTPTRVLGLATRTALDAAELPLALRQLLGRCTIRSRPALSLTGRPTGELPPVEGVLEETVMHLRDPNGGALTVERPYLPFTPTEFARARALVELDARLGPRIPRSHDVLTLPEGNKIIVRRADQSDVESALAMHERCSERTLSLRYHGPVGDADRYLNHLLSPRYGRTLAVQTASGQLVALGHLLWDGDETEVALLVEDAWQRRGIGSELLGRLVGLAAEAACASVYAVTQASNTGMVAAMRGLGLPLDYQIEEGTMVVTARLDTAPARPASRYEQIDR, from the coding sequence ATGACAGATGTGACTTCTGGGAAGAGTGCCCGCCGTTCGCACCACTGGCGGCGGGATCTCGTCGAACTGGCCGCCATGTTCACCGCCGTCGCGGTGGCCGACGCCATCGCCAACCTCGTCGGGCACGGCCCCGACGGTCCGTTCCTGCTCGTCGCCTCCGCGGTGACGCTCGTCGCCACGGCGGCGTTCCACACGTGGTGGGCACGCCGCCACAGCCATGCGCCCCCGCCGGGGACACCGGCCGCCGGTGAACCCGGAAAGGCGGAAACCACCGGCTCCGCCCACGCATCCGCCGGCACCGGCCCGCGGGAGACCGTGCTGTGGCGCATGCGCACCACGGTGCGGGACACGCCCGGCAGTCTGGCGGCCCTGTGCACCGCGCTGGCCGGGCAGGGCGTCGACATCCTGACGCTGCAGACCCACCCGCTGGCCGACGGGACGGTGGACGAGTTCCTGCTGCGCGCCCCTGCCGGGCTCCAGGCGCCTGACCTCACCCACGGGATCGCGGAGGCCGGAGGCCGTGACACCTGGATCGAACGCGCCGATGCCCACGATCTCGTCGACACCCCCACGCGGGTCCTCGGACTCGCCACCCGCACGGCGCTGGATGCGGCAGAACTGCCGCTCGCTCTACGGCAGTTGCTCGGACGCTGCACGATACGCTCCCGCCCCGCCCTCTCCCTGACCGGCCGGCCCACTGGTGAACTGCCCCCGGTGGAGGGTGTGCTGGAGGAGACGGTGATGCATCTGCGCGACCCGAACGGCGGCGCGCTCACCGTCGAGCGACCGTATCTCCCCTTCACCCCCACCGAGTTCGCCCGGGCCCGCGCCCTGGTCGAGCTCGATGCCCGCCTGGGCCCCCGTATCCCGCGCAGCCACGATGTCCTCACCCTCCCCGAGGGCAACAAGATCATCGTGCGCCGCGCCGACCAGAGCGACGTCGAATCCGCCCTGGCCATGCACGAGCGGTGCTCCGAACGCACGCTGAGCCTGCGCTACCACGGCCCGGTCGGCGACGCCGACCGCTACCTGAACCACCTGCTCAGCCCGCGCTACGGGCGCACGCTCGCGGTCCAGACGGCGTCCGGGCAGCTGGTCGCCCTCGGCCATCTGCTCTGGGACGGCGACGAGACCGAGGTGGCGCTGCTGGTGGAGGACGCCTGGCAGCGGCGCGGTATCGGCTCCGAGCTGCTCGGCCGGCTCGTGGGACTGGCCGCCGAGGCGGCCTGCGCGAGCGTGTACGCCGTCACACAGGCATCCAACACCGGCATGGTGGCGGCCATGCGCGGTCTCGGTCTTCCGCTGGACTACCAGATAGAGGAGGGGACGATGGTGGTCACCGCACGACTCGATACGGCTCCCGCACGTCCGGCGTCCCGTTACGAGCAGATCGACCGCTGA
- a CDS encoding trans-sulfuration enzyme family protein — translation MENAASATPVPRALATHAVHAGREDLALLGVHAPPLDLSTTYPSYDAAAEAERIDAFAETGARLEGPPVYARLDNPTTARFETALATLEGAESAVAFASGMAALTAVLMVRASMGLRHVVAVRPLYGCSDHLLNAGLLGTEVTWADPAGIADALRPDTGLVMVETPANPTLAEVDLRAVRHACGSVPLLVDNTFATPVLQRPVEDGARLVLHSATKYLGGHGDVMGGVVACDEEFARKLRQVRFATGGVLHPMAGYLLLRGLSTLPVRVKAASATAADLARRLATDPRVARVHYPSIGGAMVSFEVYADPHDVIAGVRLITPAVSLGSVDTLIQHPASISHRIVAEGDRRSAGVSDRLLRLSVGLEDVEDLWRDLTEALSGRSARNGTPDVREPYRVVR, via the coding sequence ATGGAGAACGCAGCTTCGGCCACTCCCGTACCCCGGGCCCTGGCCACCCACGCCGTGCACGCCGGCCGCGAGGATCTCGCCCTGCTCGGAGTGCACGCCCCGCCGCTCGATCTGTCCACGACCTACCCGTCGTACGACGCCGCAGCCGAGGCCGAGCGGATCGACGCCTTCGCCGAAACCGGCGCCAGGCTCGAGGGCCCGCCGGTCTACGCCCGGCTGGACAACCCCACCACGGCCCGGTTCGAGACTGCGCTTGCCACGCTCGAGGGAGCCGAGAGCGCGGTCGCGTTCGCCAGCGGCATGGCGGCCCTGACCGCTGTGCTTATGGTGCGGGCGAGCATGGGGCTGCGCCATGTGGTCGCCGTCCGGCCGTTGTACGGCTGCAGCGACCATTTGCTGAACGCCGGGCTGCTCGGGACCGAGGTCACCTGGGCAGACCCGGCCGGCATAGCCGACGCGCTGCGTCCCGACACCGGCCTGGTGATGGTGGAGACCCCGGCCAATCCGACGCTCGCCGAGGTCGACCTGCGGGCGGTGCGGCACGCCTGCGGCTCGGTCCCGCTGCTGGTGGACAACACCTTCGCCACCCCGGTCCTCCAGCGCCCGGTGGAGGACGGTGCCCGGCTGGTCCTGCACAGCGCCACCAAGTACCTGGGCGGCCACGGCGATGTGATGGGCGGCGTGGTCGCCTGTGACGAGGAGTTCGCGCGCAAGCTCCGCCAGGTGCGCTTCGCGACCGGCGGCGTACTGCATCCCATGGCCGGATATCTGCTGCTGCGCGGTCTGTCCACGCTGCCCGTGCGGGTCAAGGCGGCGTCCGCGACCGCCGCCGACCTGGCGCGGCGGCTGGCCACGGACCCCCGCGTGGCCCGGGTCCACTACCCGAGCATCGGCGGAGCGATGGTCTCGTTCGAGGTCTACGCGGACCCGCACGACGTGATCGCCGGCGTCCGCCTGATCACCCCCGCGGTCAGCCTGGGCAGCGTCGACACCCTGATCCAGCACCCGGCCTCCATCAGCCACCGGATCGTGGCCGAGGGTGACCGGCGCTCGGCGGGAGTCAGCGACCGGCTGCTGCGCCTGTCGGTCGGGCTCGAGGACGTCGAGGACCTGTGGCGGGATCTGACCGAGGCGCTCAGCGGTCGATCTGCTCGTAACGGGACGCCGGACGTGCGGGAGCCGTATCGAGTCGTGCGGTGA
- a CDS encoding alpha/beta fold hydrolase has product MAREISFSIETAHGSRELTVNYERRGSGEPLLLLHGIGHHWQAWEPVLGIITAERDVIAVDLPGFGISPALPDGVPYDLSSVSAALGSFCTALGIDRPHVAGNSLGGLLALELGREKLVRSVTALSPAGFWSEAERRYAFATLRAMRLGAQSLPLPLIERLSRTAAGRTALTGTIYARPGRRSPEAAVAETIGLRDATGFHQTLAAGRSVLFTDDIPDLPVTIGWGTRDRLLVRRQGIRAKHVIPGARLIRLPGCGHVPMNDDPALVARVLLDASS; this is encoded by the coding sequence ATGGCCAGAGAGATCTCGTTCTCCATCGAGACGGCACACGGCAGCCGCGAGCTGACCGTCAACTACGAACGGCGCGGCTCGGGCGAGCCGCTGCTGCTGCTGCACGGGATAGGGCATCACTGGCAGGCCTGGGAGCCCGTGCTCGGGATCATCACCGCCGAGCGCGATGTGATCGCCGTCGACCTGCCCGGCTTCGGCATCTCCCCCGCGCTGCCCGACGGTGTGCCCTACGACCTGTCCTCCGTGTCCGCGGCGCTCGGCTCCTTCTGTACGGCTCTGGGCATCGACCGGCCGCATGTGGCGGGCAACTCGCTGGGCGGGTTGCTTGCGCTGGAGCTGGGCCGCGAGAAGCTCGTCAGGTCGGTCACCGCGCTGTCCCCGGCGGGCTTCTGGTCGGAGGCCGAGCGGCGCTATGCCTTCGCCACGCTGCGGGCGATGCGGCTGGGCGCGCAGTCGCTGCCGCTGCCGCTGATCGAACGGCTGTCCCGTACGGCCGCAGGACGGACGGCTCTGACGGGCACCATCTACGCGCGGCCGGGCCGGCGCTCACCGGAGGCCGCCGTCGCCGAGACGATCGGGCTGCGCGACGCCACGGGCTTCCACCAGACCCTGGCCGCAGGACGCAGTGTGCTGTTCACCGACGACATCCCCGACCTGCCCGTCACCATCGGCTGGGGTACGCGGGACCGCCTGCTGGTGCGCCGTCAGGGCATCAGGGCCAAGCACGTCATTCCCGGCGCGCGGCTGATCCGGCTGCCCGGCTGCGGCCATGTCCCGATGAACGACGACCCGGCACTGGTGGCCCGCGTCCTGCTGGACGCCAGCAGCTGA
- a CDS encoding alkaline phosphatase D family protein has translation MSHTPPRSAPARRSVLKGTVAASASLALPTAAGAPALALSGRPGAAWGVQTGDVTASSGLVWVRSDRPARMIVETSATESFRHARRWRGPLLGPGSDFTGTTALRGLPAGAQVHYRVVLTDPDDPRRTGEPVYGTFRTAPARRRDGVRFLWSGDIAGQGWGINPDIGGFRAFEEMRRLDPDFFLSSGDTVYADGPLVPSVTLPDGRVWRNLVTEEKSKVAETLAEYRGNFRYNLLDDNVRQFNAQVPTIAQWDDHEVRNNWYPGQILDDPRYTEKDVDVLARRSMQAFGEYFPVGTLSPRGSEGRIHRVVHHGPLLDVFVLDMRTYRNANSPGRQADDTVGILGAEQLAWLKRELARSRAVWKVLASDMPLGLVVPDGAANFEAVAQGDPGAPLGRELQIAELLRFVKHRRITGTLWLTADVHYTSAQHYAPEQAAFKDFAPFWEFVSGPLAAGGFPANALDATFGPERVFVRAPQRANVSPMESPQYFGEVDIDGDCGELTVRLRAEGGAVLFSKTLQPGRVGQ, from the coding sequence ATGTCGCACACCCCACCGAGATCCGCCCCCGCCCGCCGCTCTGTGCTCAAGGGCACGGTCGCCGCGTCGGCCTCCCTGGCCCTGCCCACCGCGGCGGGCGCTCCCGCTCTCGCGCTGTCCGGGCGGCCGGGCGCCGCCTGGGGTGTGCAGACCGGCGATGTCACCGCGTCGTCCGGACTGGTGTGGGTGCGCTCGGACCGTCCTGCCCGGATGATCGTGGAGACCTCCGCGACGGAGTCCTTCCGGCACGCCCGCCGCTGGCGAGGCCCCCTGCTGGGTCCCGGGAGCGACTTCACCGGGACCACCGCGCTGCGCGGGCTGCCGGCCGGTGCGCAGGTGCACTACCGCGTGGTGCTCACCGACCCGGACGATCCCCGGCGCACCGGTGAACCGGTGTACGGGACGTTCCGCACCGCCCCCGCGCGACGCCGCGACGGCGTGCGGTTCCTGTGGTCGGGGGACATCGCGGGCCAGGGCTGGGGCATCAACCCGGACATCGGCGGCTTTCGCGCGTTCGAGGAGATGCGCCGCCTCGATCCGGACTTCTTCCTGTCCAGCGGCGACACCGTGTACGCGGACGGGCCCCTCGTGCCGAGCGTGACGCTGCCGGACGGGCGGGTGTGGCGCAACCTCGTGACCGAGGAGAAGTCGAAGGTCGCCGAGACGCTCGCCGAGTACCGCGGAAACTTCAGGTACAACCTGCTCGACGACAACGTCAGGCAGTTCAACGCCCAGGTGCCGACGATCGCGCAGTGGGACGACCACGAGGTCCGCAACAACTGGTACCCGGGCCAGATCCTCGACGATCCGCGGTACACGGAGAAGGATGTAGACGTGCTGGCGCGGCGCTCGATGCAGGCGTTCGGCGAGTACTTCCCCGTGGGCACCCTCTCGCCGCGCGGCAGCGAGGGCCGCATCCACCGGGTGGTGCACCACGGCCCGCTGCTCGATGTGTTCGTCCTCGACATGCGTACGTACCGCAACGCCAACTCCCCCGGGCGCCAGGCCGACGACACCGTGGGAATCCTGGGCGCGGAGCAGCTCGCCTGGCTGAAGCGGGAGCTCGCCCGCTCGCGTGCGGTGTGGAAGGTGCTCGCCTCCGACATGCCGCTCGGGCTCGTGGTGCCGGACGGCGCGGCGAACTTCGAGGCTGTGGCACAGGGCGATCCGGGTGCGCCGCTCGGCCGGGAGCTGCAGATCGCGGAGCTGCTCCGGTTCGTCAAGCACCGCAGGATCACCGGCACACTGTGGCTGACCGCCGATGTGCACTACACCTCGGCCCAGCACTACGCGCCGGAGCAGGCTGCGTTCAAGGACTTCGCACCGTTCTGGGAGTTCGTCTCGGGTCCGCTTGCGGCGGGAGGGTTCCCGGCCAATGCACTGGACGCGACGTTCGGCCCTGAGCGGGTCTTCGTGCGGGCTCCGCAGCGCGCGAATGTGTCGCCGATGGAGTCGCCGCAGTATTTCGGCGAGGTCGACATCGACGGTGACTGCGGTGAGCTGACGGTGCGGCTGCGGGCAGAAGGCGGAGCGGTGCTGTTCAGCAAGACCCTGCAGCCGGGGCGGGTGGGCCAGTAG
- a CDS encoding ROK family protein, translating to MGRLTGGDPSLLRRINSAVVLHSLRGAESTTLTGLTRITGLSRPTVEGVVEGLIEAGLVVECVPEEGGTRRQGRPARRFRFRAEAGHLLGIEIGSHRVAALLSGLDGRIIGAGSREVSETADEDERLERVRAVVADVLRRSGVARSSLRAVGVGSPGIVESDGTVRLGTALPGWTGLALGERLRRSFRCPVLVENDANAAAVAEHWKGAATDSDDIVFVLAGLSPGAGSLIGGRLHRGYGGAAGEIGALHLLGRGATPERLLSTTDEPLHPLDEQAVADVFALAKGGDEQAVAAVDRFIQRLVHDVAALVLALDPELVVVGGWAAGLDGVLPPLRSELARYCLRPPRVVLSLLGEAAVATGALRLALDHVEEQLFAVEGTVTARR from the coding sequence GTGGGGCGGCTGACCGGCGGGGATCCTTCGCTGTTGCGGCGGATCAATTCCGCGGTGGTACTCCATTCCCTGCGGGGTGCCGAGTCCACCACGCTCACCGGCCTGACCCGGATCACCGGGCTGTCCCGGCCGACCGTAGAGGGCGTCGTCGAGGGGCTGATCGAGGCCGGGCTGGTCGTCGAGTGCGTGCCCGAGGAGGGCGGGACGCGTCGCCAGGGCCGGCCGGCCCGGCGGTTCAGGTTCCGCGCCGAGGCCGGGCATCTGCTGGGCATCGAGATCGGATCCCATCGCGTCGCCGCCCTGCTCTCCGGCCTCGACGGGCGCATCATCGGCGCCGGTTCGCGCGAGGTGTCGGAGACCGCCGACGAGGACGAGCGGCTGGAGCGCGTACGGGCGGTTGTCGCCGATGTGCTGCGCCGGTCCGGCGTCGCGCGCAGCAGTCTGCGCGCGGTAGGGGTCGGCTCCCCCGGGATCGTCGAGTCCGACGGCACCGTGCGGCTGGGGACGGCGCTGCCCGGCTGGACCGGACTGGCGCTGGGTGAGCGGCTGCGCCGGTCGTTCCGCTGCCCGGTGCTCGTGGAGAACGACGCCAACGCCGCCGCGGTCGCGGAGCACTGGAAGGGCGCGGCAACGGACTCGGACGACATCGTGTTCGTACTCGCCGGTCTGAGCCCCGGCGCCGGCTCGCTGATCGGCGGGCGGCTGCACCGGGGTTACGGCGGCGCGGCGGGCGAGATCGGGGCGCTGCACCTGCTGGGCCGCGGGGCCACCCCCGAAAGACTGCTGTCGACCACGGACGAGCCGCTGCATCCGCTGGACGAGCAGGCCGTCGCAGACGTCTTCGCGCTGGCCAAGGGCGGCGACGAACAGGCCGTCGCGGCAGTCGACCGGTTCATCCAGCGCCTGGTGCACGATGTGGCGGCGCTGGTCCTGGCGCTCGATCCGGAGCTGGTGGTGGTCGGGGGCTGGGCGGCCGGGCTGGACGGTGTACTGCCGCCGCTGCGCAGCGAGCTGGCCCGCTACTGTCTGCGGCCGCCTCGCGTGGTGCTGTCCCTGCTGGGCGAGGCGGCCGTGGCGACGGGTGCGCTGCGGCTGGCGCTCGACCATGTCGAGGAGCAGCTGTTCGCGGTCGAGGGAACGGTGACGGCCCGCCGCTGA